In Alosa alosa isolate M-15738 ecotype Scorff River chromosome 19, AALO_Geno_1.1, whole genome shotgun sequence, a genomic segment contains:
- the tpp1 gene encoding tripeptidyl-peptidase 1: protein MLYFLSLHSRQRYRTTMWLLSLTYGLVCFSLVWGRPLEPDQDISVPEEWTLVGRADPAEEVELTFALRQQNVDQMKVLLDRLSDPDSAVYGKFLDLTEVAELVQPGKLTQKVVASWLQSHGVHECRTVVTQDFLQCVMAVEVAESLLPGSRFHHYSREGQFLLRSVSQYSVHEDVSQHLDFVGGLHRFPPKTQEVGKSWSQRGRVAGKFHLGVTPAVIRARYNMSASDVGSATNNSQAVAQFLEQFYHPADLAEFMSMFGSGFEHLSAVDRVVGTQGGGKAGLEASLDIEYIMSTGANISTWVFTNPGRHESQEPFLQWMVLLSNMTSVPWVHTISYGDDEDSLSNAYMQRISNEFMKAGLRGISMLFASGDSGAGCRHLTKENSFRPSFPASSPYVTTVGGTSFKNPFKLTYEVTDYISGGGFSNVFDMPDYQASAVKSYLNSMKALPPKTYFNTSGRAYPDIAALSDNYWIVSNRVPIPWVSGTSASTPVVGGMLSLINDQRLLKGLPPLGFLNPRLYKLQGNGLFDVTEGCHMSCWDDKVSGQGFCAAPSWDPVTGWGTPNYPALLALLLD from the exons ATGTTGTATTTCTTGTCATTGCACTCCAGGCAACGTTATAGAACAACAATGTGGCTTTT GTCACTCACCTATGGACTGGTATGTTTCTCGCTCGTGTGGGGCAGGCCCCTGGAGCCTGATCAAGACATATC TGTCCCTGAAGAGTGGACTCTTGTTGGCAGAGCAGACCCTGCCGAAGAGGTGGAGCTGACGTTTGCCCTGAGGCAGCAGAATGTGGATCAGATGAAAGTTCTGCTGGATAGGTTATCGGACCCTGACTCAGCAGTATATG GGAAGTTCTTGGACTTGACTGAAGTGGCTGAATTGGTCCAGCCGGGCAAGTTAACTCAGAAGGTAGTGGCCAGCTGGCTACAGAGTCACGGGGTGCACGAATGTCGCACGGTCGTCACCCAGGACTTTCTGCAGTGTGTCATGGCTGTTga AGTTGCCGAATCTCTACTTCCAGGCAGCAGGTTTCATCACTACAGTAGGGAGGGCCAATTCCTGTTGAGATCCGTGTCTCAGTACTCTGTCCACGAGGATGTATCCCAGCATCTGGATTTTG TGGGCGGACTTCACCGCTTTCCACCCAAAACACAGGAGGTGGGTAAATCCTGGAGCCAGAGAGGGCGAGTAGCAGGGAAGTTTCACCTGGGAGTGACCCCTGCTGTCATTAGAGCTCGCTACAACATGAGTGCCTCTGATGTGGGCTCCGCGACCAATAACAGCCAGGCTGTGGCACAG TTCCTGGAGCAGTTCTACCACCCAGCCGACCTGGCCGAGTTCATGAGCATGTTTGGGTCAGGATTCGAACACCTCTCGGCAGTGGACCGTGTGGTGGGCACCCAGGGGGGTGGCAAGGCTGGTCTTGAGGCCAGCCTGGACATTGAGTACATTATGAGCACAGGGGCCAATATCTCCACATGGGTCTTCACCAATCCAG gACGTCATGAGTCTCAGGAGCCCTTCCTCCAGTGGATGGTGCTGCTTAGCAACATGACCTCGGTGCCCTGGGTCCACACCATCAGCTACGGAGACGACGAGGACAGCCTGTCCAACGCCTATATGCAGCGCATCAGCAATGAGTTCATGAAGGCTGGACTTCGGGGCATTTCTATGCTTTTTGCATCAG GTGACAGTGGAGCTGGCTGTAGGCACCTGACTAAAGAGAATTCTTTCAGGCCTAGTTTTCCTGCTTCAAG TCCCTATGTGACCACTGTGGGTGGAACCTCATTCAAGAACCCGTTCAAGCTCACCTATGAGGTCACAGACTACATCAGCGGAGGCGGCTTTAGCAATGTGTTTGACATGCCTGATTACCAG GCCAGTGCTGTGAAGTCCTATTTGAATAGCATGAAGGCTCTCCCTCCGAAGACGTACTTCAACACTAGTGGGCGGGCCTATCCTGACATCGCTGCTCTCTCAGACAACTACTGGATCGTCTCCAACCGAGTGCCCATTCCATGGGTGTCTGGAACTTCG GCCTCTACACCAGTGGTTGGAGGAATGCTGTCACTCATTAATGATCAGCGCTTGTTGAAAGGTCTTCCTCCTCTGGGCTTCCTCAACCCACGCTTGTACAAGTTGCAGGGCAACGGCCTTTTTGAT GTGACTGAGGGATGCCACATGAGCTGCTGGGATGACAAGGTGAGTGGACAAGGTTTCTGCGCTGCTCCGTCGTGGGACCCCGTCACAGGTTGGGGAACCCCCAACTATCCAGCGTTGCTGGCCTTACTGCTGGATTAA